The following coding sequences lie in one Hippopotamus amphibius kiboko isolate mHipAmp2 chromosome 7, mHipAmp2.hap2, whole genome shotgun sequence genomic window:
- the RAP1B gene encoding ras-related protein Rap-1b, with protein MREYKLVVLGSGGVGKSALTVQFVQGIFVEKYDPTIEDSYRKQVEVDAQQCMLEILDTAGTEQFTAMRDLYMKNGQGFALVYSITAQSTFNDLQDLREQILRVKDTDDVPMILVGNKCDLEDERVVGKEQGQNLARQWNNCAFLESSAKSKINVNEIFYDLVRQINRKTPVPGKARKKSSCQLL; from the exons ATGCGTGAATATAAGCTAGTCGTTCTTGGCTCAGGAGGTGTTGGAAAATCAGCTCTG actGTACAATTTGTTCAAggaatttttgttgaaaaatatgATCCTACGATAGAAGATTCATATAGAAAG CAAGTTGAAGTAGATGCACAACAGTGTATGCTTGAAATCTTGGATACTGCAGGAACG GAACAATTTACAGCAATGAGGGATTTGTACATGAAAAACGGACAAGGTTTTGCATTAGTTTATTCCATCACAGCACAGTCCACATTTAATGATTTACAAGATCTGAGAGAACAGATTCTTCGAGTTAAAGACACTGATGAT GTTCCAATGATTCTGGTTGGTAATAAGTGTGACTTGGAAGATGAAAGAGTTGTAGGAAAGGAACAAGGTCAAAATTTAGCAAGACAGTGGAACAACTGTGCATTCTTAGAATCCTctgcaaaatcaaaaataaacgtTAATGAG ATCTTTTATGACCTAGTGCGGCAAATTAACAGAAAAACTCCAGTCCCTGGGAAGGCCCGCAAAAAGTCGTCATGTCAGCTGCTTTAA